A region from the Palaemon carinicauda isolate YSFRI2023 chromosome 16, ASM3689809v2, whole genome shotgun sequence genome encodes:
- the LOC137655724 gene encoding uncharacterized transmembrane protein DDB_G0289901-like, whose product MPEGVGSNDCHLCHIHDHAPASTLLRTHPLRASQSRSRNPSKSSTTTLNRNLHNHHHHHHDGGHHSRENGTIREADAKSLRVASALAKLSERSHSLPGSRGSSISRPNEVSILPNGSPPEHSHRGNEIPSISRSQREYNNVLAALLETRAGSLPSSHSASHREPDLLNALPRTHNTSRASTISRGQLHHSNLTLAQDTEQDYYTHINRSRFKDEARKQRFNLQTVMLIGCYTMLFVVAIIVGVVLCQQNGWLGFGHGSSDEVSGNISNDPNDLNGGTSSMRDLDRSTRGRGNRGNWPGPTIDYDYPSDGQPPRINSAGIFPGGPGRGTNIQNTPSSKDDPLRTVNFQPTGSFDGSNGNRRRPVQRVPSPVGGGDTRTRFDQDDSLGVGNGGNQQLNTGNSLGSGKSILDSLDESASNGFGGNEQNNRNQNTPRGQSRNNNPFTNFASPGRAGIVNPDAPGRPVLQNFPSNPQRESNQNRAGINNNGASNPNINRNRGSNLNSNGVNNRNVNGGRGNGGGSIQGENLGNNEGFLDRPGGNFASSNGNQRNQPNRDTDNRAGSSRNSQNSNFNTGSDFGETNNPNINFSPSGQDSAINDGSNFNGNSNNQGGGNFDDSLGSNGRGTFDDGADSNGRGTFNDGTNSNGRGTFNDGTSSNGRGTFNGDTSSNGRGSFNDGSNSNGRRTFNGDTSSNGRGSFNDGSNSNGRGTFNDGTSSNGRGTFNDGMSSIGRGSFEDGTSSNGGDNINDSFNSNGRRNFNSGPSTVGRGNFDVATGTGGSNFDTGPRGGGGNFDSGANSGGIGNFDGSLGGTSNFGINGGSLEANTNTGTGTSGAGDFQIGSGTRGTKNTNGGGSSGLGNLNSGSGIRGANFDNAGGFEGSGNMGPTGNGPVRAFDNFQPGGMGDVSSGLNSRGSNGFNNAGTSDVMGNLNSGSGSQVNNFNNGGGSSNFGNFNSGNGMVGVSNKNSPTDSRGMPELTNGDSSGGRGSSSNFAVNGASGGRDNFSAGSGIEGSRGGNTGTSGNFNLGFGGSGPSNINSNLGTNMESGSTSGGRNNFNLNEATMNQGSSNMKNGANMNQEPFGISSGNFNGGSSGSGNRGSGLGTIGSQSTSNGDFSLGTVGNANMGFGIGLNNNGQSLGGSPSGSNNNFDIASSIISDGRLPTPIPGMFPQQMRDLGNGDRRRMPSGRNLNLQNHPDNDKSDSILNSQRGETNSSPVTQGVEHRQNGAQTKSSQLPNTGNIDPLKNMGETAMPTSPHLNAKPVGHNWEGQKGKTNQNANRNSGSHVMGGVSLPSSGTMSSGSQQPTNTFGSGDGNSGQPTPEIPVTTHQGIITIPPSSGSSTPLKVLKGFTVQRGEVVAISTIKSSDKDISILQPDHDVVFHITPNAPDAGISLIRHPHQDPNMMSDLAATSTTAPPRGGASAVLRRWEHTDNEGTLSRGLVRKDGSFAFTNCRPSEVCDKNLGSSGS is encoded by the exons ATGCCTGAAGGAGTAGGCAGTAACGACTGCCATCTTTGTCACATACATGATCACGCTCCAGCTTCCACGCTCCTGAGGACTCATCCACTGAGAGCATCCCAGTCTAGATCGAGAAACCCAAGTAAATCCTCCACTACTACGTTAAATCGGAATCTACACAATCATCACCACCATCACCATGATGGCGGTCATCACTCGAGAGAAAATGGTACCATAAGAGAGGCGGATGCAAAGTCATTAAGAGTAGCCAGTGCTCTAGCCAAGCTTAGTGAAAGATCACATTCACTGCCTGGGAGCCGTGGTAGTAGCATATCTAGGCCGAATGAAGTATCAATTCTACCAAATGGCTCACCGCCTGAACACAGTCACAGGGGAAACGAGATACCCAGTATTTCCCGCTCACAACGGGAATACAACAATGTACTTGCAGCATTACTTGAAACCCGTGCCGGTAGTCTACCTAGCTCACACAGCGCAAGCCATAGAGAACCCGATCTCTTGAATGCTCTTCCAAGGACCCACAACACTAGCAG AGCAAGCACCATATCACGAGGACAACTGCATCACAGCAATCTGACTCTGGCTCAAGATACTGAACAAGATTATTACACTCACATCAACAGATCAAGATTTAAAGATGAAGCAAGAAAGCAGAGGTTTAATCTTCAAACAGTTATGCTCATTGGCTGCTACACTATGCTG TTTGTAGTAGCTATTATCGTAGGTGTGGTACTATGTCAGCAAAATGGATGGTTAGGTTTTGGACATGGATCATCTGATGAAGTCTCAGGGAATATAAGTAATGATCCCAATGACCTAAATGGCGGGACTTCCTCAATGCGAGACTTAGACCGGTCAACCCGAGGTAGGGGAAATCGTGGTAACTGGCCTGGTCCAACCATAGATTATGATTATCCGTCAGATGGTCAACCTCCACGTATCAATTCAGCTGGAATTTTTCCTGGGGGCCCAGGTAGGGGCACGAATATTCAAAATACACCAAGCTCAAAGGATGATCCCTTAAGAACCGTCAATTTTCAACCTACAGGCTCTTTTGATGGGTCGAATGGCAATCGCAGAAGGCCTGTCCAAAGAGTACCTAGTCCAGTTGGAGGAGGAGATACAAGAACTCGGTTTGATCAAGATGATAGTCTTGGAGTAGGGAATGGTGGAAACCAACAATTAAATACAGGTAATTCACTAGGAAGTGGAAAAAGTATCTTAGATTCACTTGATGAATCAGCAAGCAATGGTTTTGGCGGCAATGAGCAAAATAATAGGAACCAAAATACACCCCGAGGACAGTCGAGAAATAACAATCCTTTCACTAATTTTGCATCTCCTGGAAGGGCAGGGATAGTCAATCCAGATGCACCAGGAAGACCTGTATTACAAAATTTTCCCAGTAACCCCCAGAGAGAGTCAAATCAGAACAGAGCAGGAATCAATAATAATGGGGCTAGCAATCCAAATATTAATCGGAACAGAGGATCAAATCTGAATTCTAATGGAGTAAATAATAGAAATGTCAATGGTGGTAGGGGAAATGGAGGTGGCTCTATTCAAGGAGAAAATCTTGGCAACAATGAAGGATTCTTAGATAGACCAGGGGGAAATTTTGCATCCTCAAATGGAAACCAGAGAAACCAACCAAACAGGGATACTGACAATAGAGCGGGCAGTTCAAGAAACAGTCAAAATAGTAACTTCAACACAGGATCAGATTTTGGAGAAACTAATAACCCAAATATAAATTTTTCCCCCAGTGGCCAAGATTCAGCAATAAATGATGGGTCAAATTTCAATGGAAATTCAAATAACCAGGGAGGGGGAAATTTTGATGATTCTCttggttctaatggaaggggaactTTTGATGATGGTGCAGATTCTAACGGAAGAGGAACTTTCAATGATGGTACAAATTCCAATGGAAGAGGAACTTTCAATGATGGTACAAGTTCTAATGGAAGAGGAACTTTTAATGGTGATACAAGTTCCAATGGAAGAGGATCCTTCAATGACGGCTCTAATTCTAATGGAAGAAGAACTTTTAATGGTGATACAAGTTCCAATGGAAGAGGATCCTTCAATGATGGTTCAAATTCTAATGGAAGAGGAACTTTCAATGACGGTACAAGTTCTAATGGCAGAGGAACTTTCAATGACGGTATGAGCTCTATTGGAAGAGGGTCTTTCGAGGATGGAACAAGTTCTAATGGAGGGGATAATATTAATGATTCATTTAACTCTAATGGTAGAAGAAATTTTAATAGTGGACCCAGTACTGTTGGAAGAGGAAATTTTGATGTCGCAACAGGGACTGGAGGAAGCAATTTTGATACAGGTCCAAGAGGGGGTGGTGGAAATTTTGACAGTGGTGCTAACTCTGGTGGGATAGGAAATTTTGATGGAAGCTTAGGAGGGACAAGTAATTTTGGTATAAATGGAGGTTCCTTAGAGGCAAATACTAATACTGGTACTGGCACCAGCGGGGCAGGAGATTTTCAAATTGGTTCTGGTACACGAGGGACAAAAAATACCAACGGCGGTGGTTCTTCGGGTTTAGGAAATTTAAATAGTGGCTCTGGAATTAGAGGAGCTAATTTTGATAATGCTGGTGGTTTTGAAGGATCTGGAAATATGGGACCAACTGGAAATGGCCCAGTGAGAGCATTTGACAATTTTCAGCCTGGTGGTATGGGAGATGTCAGTTCTGGCTTAAATAGTAGAGGATCAAATGGCTTTAACAATGCAGGCACTTCTGATGTAATgggaaatttaaattctggctctGGTTCACAAGTAAATAACTTTAACAACGGAGGTGGATCAAGTAATTTTGGGAATTTTAATTCTGGAAATGGCATGGTGGGAGTCTCAAACAAGAACAGTCCAACAGATTCAAGAGGAATGCCAGAACTTACAAATGGTGATAGCTCTGGTGGAAGAGGATCTTCCAGCAACTTTGCTGTAAATGGTGCATCTGGTGGTAGAGACAATTTCAGTGCTGGCTCTGGCATAGAAGGATCAAGAGGTGGAAATACTGGAACTTCTGGAAACTTTAACTTGGGTTTTGGGGGTTCAGGCCCTAGCAATATCAATAGTAATTTAGGTACCAATATGGAAAGTGGTTCAACTTCTGGAGGAAGGAATAACTTCAACTTGAATGAAGCTACAATGAACCAAGGAAGTTCAAATATGAAAAATGGGGCTAATATGAATCAGGAGCCATTTGGAATCAGTTCTGGCAATTTTAATGGTGGCTCTTCTGGATCTGGAAATCGTGGCAGTGGCCTAGGAACTATTGGAAGTCAGTCAACTAGTAATGGAGATTTTAGTTTAGGAACCGTTGGAAATGCAAATATGGGTTTTGGCATAGGTTTGAATAACAATGGTCAGAGCTTGGGTGGTAGCCCATCGGGatctaacaataattttgatatagCTTCTAGTATAATTAGTGATGGTAGACTACCCACACCAATTCCAGGCATGTTCCCTCAGCAAATGAGAGATcttggaaatggagacagaaggCGGATGCCAAGTGGTCGCAATTTGAATTTGCAAAATCATCCTGACAATGATAAATCTGATAGCATACTTAATAGCCAACGTGGAGAAACAAACAGCAGCCCAGTTACGCAAGGAGTAGAACACAGACAGAATGGAGCACAAACAAAATCTTCACAGCTCCCAAATACTGGAAATATTGATCCTCTGAAAAATATGGGAGAAACTGCAATGCCTACATCACCTCATTTAAATGCAAAGCCAGTAGGTCATAATTGGGAAGGGCAAAagggtaaaactaatcaaaacgCAAATAGAAATTCTGGATCTCATGTCATGGGTGGAGTAAGCCTCCCTTCAAGTGGTACTATGTCATCAGGATCTCAACAGCCAACAAATACTTTTGGAAGTGGAGATGGAAACAGTGGTCAACCTACTCCTGAAATACCAGTAACAACACACCAAGGAATTATCACCATCCCACCATCAAGTGGCAGCTCAACACCTTTGAAAGTGCTGAAAGGGTTCACTGTCCAACGCGGAGAAGTTGTAGCAATTAGCACCATAAAATCTTCGGACAAAGATATATCGATACTGCAACCAGATCATGATGTTGTCTTCCACATCACTCCTAACGCTCCAGATGCTGGCATATCTCTTATTAGGCATCCACACCAAGATCCAAATATGATGAGTGATCTGGCAGCAACGAGCACTACAGCACCGCCAAGAGGTGGGGCATCGGCAGTGTTGCGCAGGTGGGAGCATACGGACAACGAAGGAACATTATCAAGAGGTCTTGTAAGAAAAGACGGTTCTTTCGCTTTCACTAATTGCCGTCCTTCCGAAGTCTGTGATAAAAATTTAGGTTCTTCGGGGAGCTGA